The Mauremys reevesii isolate NIE-2019 linkage group 1, ASM1616193v1, whole genome shotgun sequence genome has a segment encoding these proteins:
- the LOC120395844 gene encoding putative olfactory receptor 52P1, which produces MAAFNLTLSDPSTFILTGIPGLEAAHIWISIPFSIFYIIALLGNFMVLCVVGKEKTLHKPMYLLICMLAFTDITMSTSVIPKALCVFWFNLRGITVGGCLTQLFFLHAGSMTHSAVLVTMAFDRYVAICDPLRYATILTNARIAKLGLVGLTRAVLLILPVPLLLSRQPFCANRLIPHTYCEHMAVSKMSCGDTTLNRTYGLVIIFVVIGLDLTLIALSYGQITRAILRISSKKAHQKALNTCTAHICVMLTTYTPFLFTTLTHRFGQGIAPHVHIILANLYFLLPPMLNPIIYGVKTKELRDKVGKCPCRI; this is translated from the coding sequence atggcagctttcaacctCACTCTCTCTGACCCTTCAACATTCATCCTAACGGGCATCCCTGGCCTGGAAGCTGcccacatctggatttccatccctttctctataTTCTACATTATTGCCCTATTGGGAAATTTCATGGTTCTGTGTGTTGTAGGGAAAGAGAagaccctgcacaagccgatgtacctgcTGATCTGCATGTTGGCATTCACAGACATCACCATGTCTACCTCTGTCATCCCAAAGGCACTGTGTgtattttggttcaatttgagAGGCATTACTGTGGGTGGCTGCCTCACCCAGTTGTTCTTCCTGCATGCAGGGTCTATGACACACTCAGCTGTCCTCGTGACAATGGCCTTTGATCGCTACGTTGCCATATGTGACCCTCTCAGATATGCTACTATCCTCACCAATGCACGGATAGCTAAGCTAGGGCTCGTGGGTTTGACAAGAGCTGTTCTCTTAATTCTGCCAGTTccccttctcctcagcaggcagccattctgtgccaaccgCCTTATCCCCCACACATACTGTGAGCACATGGCTGTGTCGAAAATGTCATGTGGGGACACCACACTCAACAGGACGTATGGCTTGGTGATAATATTTGTAGTCATTGGGTTAGACCTGACACTCATTGCCCTGTCCTACGGTCAGATCACCAGGGCCATCCTCAGAATCTCCTCTAAGAAAGCCCACCAGAAAGCCCTTaacacctgcacagcccacatctgtgtgatgcTGACAACTTATACTCCCTTCCTCTTCACGACTCTGACACACCGGTTCGGTCAAGGCATTGCTCCCCATGTTCACATCATCTTGGCTAACCTctatttcctccttccccccatgctCAACCCTATCATTTATGGGGTCAAAACCAAAGAGCTCCGTGACAAAGTGGGCAAATGCCCCTGCAGAATATGA